TTTGGCATTGTTCTTCTGGGACTGGGGACTGGCGCATACCTCTACCCTGAAGGACGCTCTCTGCTGCAGATCAAAGAGCCCTGCCCCCCTGTCACCGGACTCCTTGCAGCGGCGGGCAGGCACTCTCTTTTCATATATATTATCCACCAGCCGGTGATCATACTGGTAATGCTTGTGGCGGGAGTAATCCCTCCTGGCACCCTTGGAATATTTTAAGGCATCTTCTGAATTGTGTAGAGAGATGCTGCCATTTTTCCCATTAAAATGAAAAATTGGGGGAACGCATAAAAACCCATAACTGATTGGAACAGGAGGATTGCCAGCCCACTCCCCCTTCGACCTATCGCTTGAGGGGGGGTCTGGCGGGGAGGAGGGCACCCACCTCCCTTGCTCTTCACCAGAGCCGGAATAATTATTTATCAAATAATGGGTCAGTCCATATCACTGCCCACCTGAAACAGCGACGACCCCTTTAAAAAAATCATTCAACGCGGGAAGAGAAGAGTGGAACATCGGCAAAGGCGCCAACATCAAAGACTCCACGCTCTGTCACCCGGATTTCAGGGATCACAGTGAGTGCACAGAATGAGAGATACATAAACGGATTTGCAATACACCCGGCAGAATGGATGCATGCCTCAAGGGAACGGAGAGATTCCGCCACCTCATCATAGGGCAGGGACGACATCAGCCCGCCGCATTCCAGCGGCAGGAACGCAGACGTGTTTCCGGAGACTGCCGCCATGCCGCCGTCTGATGCAATGACCATCTCTGCTGCACGGATGATTGAATCATCGTCACTCCCGACTGCGATGAGGTTATGGGAATCATGGGCCACACTTGCTGCAATCGCACCGTCCCGGATACCAAACCCTTTCACGATGCCAACCCCGCAGCCGGCACTGCGATAACGGTCGCAGACAACCAGTTTCAGGAGGTCACGCGAGGGGTCGGGAACGGATGCGCCGTCAACATATTCTGCTCGTGTACGGGTAAGGATCTGGCCGGGCACCAGACCCACAACACGGGCCGTCCCTGACCCGCGGATGGCAATGGCCTCTTTCGTGAGAGGAGCACACGAGAATGGCACATGCAGGACATCCGGGCGCCGGTATCCGGGATCTATCCACCGGACACCCTGAATATAGGTATCAGTTACCGTGCAGGGACCGTTATCATCCAGCACACAGAAATCGGCCCTTCGCCCCGGCGAGAGAGCACCGCGATCGTTCAGGCCAAACCGTTCTGCAGCAGAGAGGGTGGCCATTCGGTAGGCAGTCTCCGGTTCAATGCCTGTCGCAACCGCACGGCGGATACAGTCGTCGATATGCCCGTCTTCCGCGAGCATATCCGCGTGCCGGTCATCGGTTGCAAAGGAACAGCGGGGAGCTGTCGCAGGAGTCACCACTGCGGCCAGTGCACTGAGGTTCTTTTCCGTCGAACCTTCACGCAGCATCAGATACATCCCGCGTCGTAGTTTTTCCGCAGCCTCCTGTGCACCGGTGCATTCGTGCTCGCTCTGGATGCCCGCTGCAATATAGGCACAGAGCGCTTCCCCGGAAAGCAGGGGGGCATGCCCGTCGACAACGGTGGACAGGCCGATTTTGCAGAGCAGGTCATCATCTTCTGCGAGCACGCCCGGCACATTCATCACTTCACCGATGCCAAGGACCCCCTCCTCATCCGTAAATGCCGCAAGGTCACGGCAGGAGAGAACAGCGCCGCCCCGGTCAAGCGGTGTTGCCGGCACACAGGACGGAAGCATCAGCCGGATATCAAGCGGAAGTGCAGCACGCTGCCGCAGCATATAACGGAGCCCCTCAATACCGGCGACATTCGCAATCTCATGCGGATCAGCAAAAACCGTTGTTGTCCCATGAGGGATCACGGCGCGGGCATACTCTGCAGGAGTCAGAAGAGAACTTTCTATATGCACATGAGCATCAACGAGGCCGGGTATAACACGCTTTCCCCGCAGATCAATGGTCTCTCCTGCAGAATAGTTCCCAAATCCTGCAATACATCCGTCCTTCACACCAAAACGAGCATCTTCTTCCCATTCCCCCGTAAAAGGACAGAATACTCTGGCATTGATAAAAACCGTGTCGCAGGATACTGTCCCCACAGCAGCCTGAATTAACGAACCCATCTTCAGACCTCAAGGTCCTCAATCACACAACCAAGCCGTTCTCCGTCCTGCATCATATAGATAAACAGACGATAGGAACCTGGCTCAAGTGCCACATCAAAGGTAACATCATTTGTTCCCGGACTGAGATGGACGGAATGCACAATTTTATCGACTTCTACCTGTTTGAATCCGGAGAGATCAAAGACTGTGATCTGCATCGCAGCATCCCTTGCCTCTCCTTTATTATCCACATTTACATGCACTGCATCGCCATCATATAATACCGTACCAATGGAATATGACAAGCAGCCGGCAGAGACAATAATCACTGCCAGAATAATTAAAAGACCAGTTACAACACCAATCCTGGACATAACTGATGTAACTAAAACCCGGAACAAATTATACTATTTGCTTTGGTCCGGGGATAAACAGTATCTGCTTCTAGAAATGCAGCGCAACAAATTCCCGCAGTGCTTCTGAAGTATTGGTACCGGTAACAGCCGAAATCTCCGGTGAATAAACAGATTCCGCAATAGCACCGTATCGTCCCGGACATGATTCAGGATGGTCACATTTGTTCAGAAAAACCGCATATGGACAGCCCGATGAACTGAGCATCCGGCAGATCTGTCGGGTTAGATCATCCAGCTCACGAGTGGTGTCAGCGACGACTATCGCCCCGTCCATTCCGCGGGAAAGAATGTCCCGG
Above is a window of Methanogenium organophilum DNA encoding:
- a CDS encoding GTP-binding protein translates to MDRSRLKIVIFGAYNAGKSTFIRAIDPESHHIEANNCEISTTVGLDFGRTVIDNQKIYLFGTPGQDRFEFVRDILSRGMDGAIVVADTTRELDDLTRQICRMLSSSGCPYAVFLNKCDHPESCPGRYGAIAESVYSPEISAVTGTNTSEALREFVALHF
- the ade gene encoding adenine deaminase; amino-acid sequence: MGSLIQAAVGTVSCDTVFINARVFCPFTGEWEEDARFGVKDGCIAGFGNYSAGETIDLRGKRVIPGLVDAHVHIESSLLTPAEYARAVIPHGTTTVFADPHEIANVAGIEGLRYMLRQRAALPLDIRLMLPSCVPATPLDRGGAVLSCRDLAAFTDEEGVLGIGEVMNVPGVLAEDDDLLCKIGLSTVVDGHAPLLSGEALCAYIAAGIQSEHECTGAQEAAEKLRRGMYLMLREGSTEKNLSALAAVVTPATAPRCSFATDDRHADMLAEDGHIDDCIRRAVATGIEPETAYRMATLSAAERFGLNDRGALSPGRRADFCVLDDNGPCTVTDTYIQGVRWIDPGYRRPDVLHVPFSCAPLTKEAIAIRGSGTARVVGLVPGQILTRTRAEYVDGASVPDPSRDLLKLVVCDRYRSAGCGVGIVKGFGIRDGAIAASVAHDSHNLIAVGSDDDSIIRAAEMVIASDGGMAAVSGNTSAFLPLECGGLMSSLPYDEVAESLRSLEACIHSAGCIANPFMYLSFCALTVIPEIRVTERGVFDVGAFADVPLFSSRVE